The proteins below are encoded in one region of Vicinamibacterales bacterium:
- a CDS encoding 4Fe-4S dicluster domain-containing protein, with translation MNQYAFFVNSDACSGCKTCQMACQDKNDLRAGLHWRRVYEVTAGDWQKREGIWASTVVAYNLSVACHHCRDTVCGKSCSTEAIWKRPDGIVLIDQSRCVKCNKCVADCPYEAIRYDAATNTVGKCDFCVDYVDAGAAPVCVAACPNRALDFGELDDIRRKYGTTDSVFPMADSTISRPAVVVRPHRQAAAAQTRQPEVANWEEL, from the coding sequence ATGAATCAGTACGCGTTCTTCGTGAACTCGGATGCCTGCTCGGGATGCAAGACCTGCCAGATGGCGTGCCAGGACAAGAACGATCTGCGCGCGGGCTTGCACTGGCGGCGGGTGTACGAAGTCACCGCCGGCGACTGGCAGAAACGGGAAGGGATCTGGGCCTCGACGGTCGTCGCGTACAACCTCTCGGTCGCGTGCCATCACTGCCGAGACACGGTCTGTGGCAAGTCCTGCTCGACCGAGGCCATCTGGAAGCGCCCGGACGGCATCGTCCTCATCGACCAGAGCCGCTGTGTGAAGTGCAACAAGTGCGTCGCCGATTGCCCGTACGAGGCGATCCGCTACGATGCGGCGACGAACACCGTCGGCAAGTGCGACTTCTGCGTGGACTACGTCGATGCCGGAGCGGCGCCGGTGTGCGTCGCCGCCTGCCCCAACCGCGCGCTCGACTTCGGTGAGCTCGACGATATCCGGCGGAAGTACGGCACCACGGACAGCGTGTTTCCGATGGCCGATTCCACGATCAGCCGGCCCGCCGTCGTCGTTCGCCCCCACCGACAAGCCGCGGCCGCCCAGACGCGGCAACCCGAGGTCGCAAACTGGGAAGAACTGTAG